In a single window of the Chondrocystis sp. NIES-4102 genome:
- a CDS encoding family 57 glycoside hydrolase, which produces MVSTASSKTVNKSAKTTKIKPDKLKNAQGVYITVHGHFYQPPRENPDLNTIERQPSAHPYHDWNERIHHECYRPNAFARILNHKQELVGIVNNFEYLSFNIGATLMSWLEKYDTEVYQRILEADHKSCQRLNGHGNAIAQVYNHIILPLANERDKITQIRWGKEDFRSRFGRDPEGMWLAETAVDYPTLEALIAEGIKFIILAPSQAEKCRPITSDESKQVNWQQVGGAQIDPTRPYRCFIKSENKGKQSDRYIDIFFYDGPISRDLGFSDLLESVDSLAGRFGQAVKGDRRTSQLISVATDGETFGHHKNGTEKCIAYALAEQFARYGWTVTNYAHYLSICPPTWEVVLKPVTAWSCAHGVGRWQDDCGCASGGGWHQKWRRPLRDALNWLRDQLVTVYQEVGSRFFNDPWQARDEYIQVLGDRSIANVSNFLQRHQLTELSETERIDALRLLEMQRHALLMYTSCGWFFEELSRPEGVQILRYAARAIELAGEVAGVHLKAEFIKRLALAPSNVNIFGHGKKVYQELVATSQVSLEQVAAHYAISSLFSNYAQQEHLYCYEFEQLDYQKQQMGTLTLSVGQIRLTSEITWESQHFVFAVLHLGGWDFHCCITSFHGRLAYAELKQQLFTDIKQASAAKVILTMNRFMGERSFNLQHLFAEERHRIIRLLTAKTKKHLDQLYTQVYRENYSMLAAFQREGLPFPQELKVAAEVALSCRCLEIVNDWQKAITQPLIMDSYLAELSAIATEANHLQCQLNIAEAKTILEQTIVSLLCQLLYDGNVTDLDADIARIETAIVLGAQLHLNLGLDRAQELYFNCLHQRILPNCLYTQSNLHHGCPWNIIEIKQLLRLGKKLAIDVSCWLD; this is translated from the coding sequence ATGGTATCCACAGCATCGAGCAAAACAGTTAATAAATCTGCGAAAACGACCAAAATAAAACCAGATAAACTCAAAAATGCTCAAGGGGTTTATATTACTGTTCATGGTCATTTTTATCAGCCACCCAGGGAAAACCCAGACCTCAACACCATTGAAAGACAACCAAGCGCGCATCCATACCACGACTGGAATGAACGCATCCATCATGAATGTTATCGCCCCAATGCTTTTGCTCGTATTCTTAACCATAAACAAGAGTTGGTTGGGATCGTTAATAACTTTGAATATCTAAGTTTTAATATCGGTGCGACTTTAATGTCGTGGTTGGAAAAATATGATACCGAAGTTTATCAACGCATTTTAGAGGCGGATCATAAAAGTTGCCAAAGACTAAATGGACATGGCAATGCGATCGCGCAAGTATATAATCACATTATTTTGCCTCTGGCTAATGAGAGGGATAAAATTACTCAAATTCGCTGGGGTAAAGAAGATTTCCGCTCGCGTTTTGGCAGAGATCCCGAAGGAATGTGGCTTGCAGAAACTGCCGTAGATTACCCAACTTTGGAGGCTTTAATTGCTGAAGGAATAAAATTTATTATCCTTGCACCTTCCCAAGCAGAAAAATGTCGCCCTATAACTAGCGATGAGTCGAAACAGGTAAATTGGCAACAAGTTGGCGGAGCGCAAATTGATCCTACTCGTCCCTATCGTTGTTTTATCAAGAGTGAAAATAAAGGGAAACAGAGCGATCGCTATATTGATATTTTCTTCTATGATGGCCCTATTTCTCGCGATCTCGGTTTTAGTGATCTCCTAGAGTCTGTTGATAGCCTCGCTGGTAGATTTGGACAAGCAGTAAAGGGCGATCGCCGTACTTCTCAGTTAATCAGTGTGGCGACTGACGGTGAAACTTTCGGACATCATAAGAATGGTACGGAAAAATGTATTGCCTATGCCTTAGCTGAACAGTTTGCACGCTATGGTTGGACAGTAACTAATTATGCTCACTATCTCAGTATTTGTCCCCCTACCTGGGAAGTAGTTTTAAAACCTGTAACTGCTTGGAGTTGCGCTCATGGTGTAGGGCGTTGGCAAGATGATTGTGGTTGCGCTAGCGGTGGTGGTTGGCATCAAAAATGGCGCAGACCTTTACGAGATGCTCTAAATTGGTTAAGAGATCAATTAGTTACAGTTTATCAGGAAGTAGGAAGTAGATTTTTTAACGATCCTTGGCAAGCTAGAGATGAATATATTCAAGTTTTAGGCGATCGCTCTATTGCTAATGTTTCTAACTTTTTACAACGTCATCAGTTAACCGAATTATCTGAGACAGAAAGGATTGATGCTCTACGTCTATTGGAAATGCAGCGTCACGCCCTATTAATGTACACAAGCTGTGGTTGGTTTTTTGAGGAATTATCTCGTCCTGAAGGGGTACAAATTCTCCGTTATGCAGCCAGGGCTATAGAATTGGCAGGTGAGGTAGCAGGAGTTCATTTAAAGGCTGAATTTATCAAACGTTTGGCGTTAGCTCCTAGTAATGTCAATATTTTTGGTCATGGTAAAAAAGTATATCAGGAACTAGTGGCAACATCCCAAGTAAGTCTAGAACAGGTAGCTGCTCACTATGCTATTAGCTCCTTATTTAGTAATTACGCCCAACAAGAACATCTTTACTGTTACGAATTTGAACAGCTAGATTATCAAAAACAGCAGATGGGAACTTTAACCTTATCTGTGGGACAAATACGTTTAACTTCAGAGATTACCTGGGAAAGCCAACATTTTGTTTTTGCAGTGCTACATTTAGGAGGCTGGGATTTCCACTGTTGTATTACTAGCTTTCATGGTCGTTTAGCTTATGCAGAATTAAAACAACAGCTATTTACTGATATTAAACAAGCCAGTGCTGCTAAGGTTATTTTAACCATGAATCGTTTTATGGGTGAACGTTCCTTTAATCTCCAGCATTTGTTTGCCGAAGAAAGACACCGCATCATTAGACTACTAACAGCTAAAACCAAAAAGCATTTAGATCAGTTATATACTCAGGTATATCGCGAAAACTATAGTATGTTGGCAGCTTTTCAACGGGAAGGATTACCATTTCCCCAAGAATTAAAAGTAGCTGCGGAAGTGGCTTTGTCTTGTCGATGCTTAGAAATAGTTAATGATTGGCAAAAGGCGATCACACAACCCCTAATTATGGATAGCTATTTGGCAGAATTAAGTGCTATAGCTACCGAAGCGAATCATTTACAATGCCAGTTAAATATAGCTGAAGCAAAAACTATTTTAGAACAAACAATTGTCAGCCTATTATGTCAGTTATTATATGACGGCAATGTAACAGACTTAGATGCAGATATAGCCAGAATAGAAACGGCGATCGTCCTGGGAGCACAATTGCATTTAAATTTAGGATTAGATCGCGCTCAAGAACTCTATTTTAATTGTTTGCATCAACGTATTTTGCCTAACTGTCTTTATACTCAATCTAATCTTCATCATGGTTGTCCTTGGAATATTATCGAAATTAAACAGTTATTACGACTAGGTAAGAAACTGGCGATCGATGTAAGTTGCTGGCTTGATTAA
- a CDS encoding pentapeptide repeat-containing protein, protein MTVDIIRAGQQKHFAGVDLEDEDLSNCQLEKINLAGANLVGTDFSGSNLRGARLDGANLLGANFQMADLRANLLGSNLMQANLSSADLRGSNMRGANLMGAKLAQASLSGAFLSGANLTGVDLKGVDLRGTDLRGVNLNSANLKGANLMQADLQGANLSETNLEEADLRGANLSGANLSGANLLCAELEGSNLEGANLERACVLGTAIALN, encoded by the coding sequence ATGACCGTAGATATAATTCGCGCAGGACAACAAAAACACTTTGCAGGAGTAGATTTAGAAGACGAAGATTTGAGCAATTGTCAATTAGAAAAGATAAACTTAGCTGGAGCAAATTTAGTCGGTACTGATTTTTCAGGATCTAATCTTAGAGGAGCAAGGTTAGATGGTGCTAATTTGTTAGGAGCAAATTTTCAAATGGCTGATTTACGAGCTAATTTGCTAGGTAGTAATTTGATGCAGGCTAATCTTAGCAGTGCTGATTTACGGGGTAGTAATATGAGAGGGGCAAACTTGATGGGGGCGAAACTTGCTCAAGCTTCTTTATCAGGCGCATTTTTAAGTGGGGCTAATTTAACTGGCGTAGATCTTAAGGGAGTTGATTTGAGGGGGACAGATTTACGAGGCGTTAATCTCAATAGTGCTAACCTCAAAGGGGCTAATTTAATGCAGGCTGATCTCCAGGGAGCTAATCTAAGCGAGACAAACTTAGAAGAGGCTGATCTGCGGGGAGCGAATTTATCGGGAGCAAATCTCTCGGGAGCAAATTTACTTTGTGCAGAATTAGAAGGAAGTAATTTAGAAGGTGCAAACTTAGAAAGAGCTTGTGTATTAGGCACAGCGATCGCTCTTAATTAG
- a CDS encoding 3,4-dihydroxy-2-butanone 4-phosphate synthase, protein MQTPPTNSIIFDSIDSALADIKAGRSIVVVDDENRENEGDLICAAQFATPSMINFMAVEARGLICLAMTGDRLDALDLPLMVKKNTDSNQTAFTVSIDAAPKLGVTTGISADDRARTIQVAINPASVPDDLVRPGHIFPLRARVGGVLKRAGHTESAVDLARLAGLYPAGVICEIQNPDGSMARLPQLVEYAREHNLKLISIADLISYRLKHDRFVYRETVCQFPSQFGNFQIYAYRNTLDNTEHLAIVKGDLAQLTAKPAMVRMHSECLTGDALGSMRCDCRMQLQAALKMIEANGLGVVVYLRQEGRGIGLVNKLKAYTLQDIGLDTVEANERLGFPADLRDYGMGAQILNDLGVKQIRLITNNPRKIAGLKGYGLEIVDRLPLLIEATDYNSEYLATKAKKLGHLLLQTYLATVAVSWQQPNVAPEVQYEKLDKIRYIAQESGLLVQEEARPIAIALFSNSSLIFHLGLDQPHAAKVDWYKDGNHPYLISLIKILDTLTTWQDIDCVEFLLAPGDDPMMGLQVKLDRQNFSRDRKPSQLIQALESQTIYSFSN, encoded by the coding sequence GTGCAAACGCCTCCAACTAATTCGATTATTTTTGATTCCATCGATTCCGCTTTAGCTGATATCAAAGCAGGTCGTTCAATAGTGGTTGTAGATGATGAAAACCGCGAAAATGAAGGCGATTTAATTTGTGCAGCACAGTTTGCAACCCCTAGTATGATTAACTTCATGGCAGTGGAAGCTAGGGGATTAATTTGTTTAGCAATGACAGGAGATCGTCTCGATGCTTTAGATTTGCCCCTGATGGTAAAGAAAAATACCGATAGCAACCAAACCGCTTTTACTGTAAGTATCGATGCTGCGCCTAAGTTAGGAGTCACTACAGGGATTTCCGCCGATGATCGCGCCCGTACTATACAAGTAGCAATTAATCCTGCTAGTGTACCTGATGATTTAGTTCGCCCTGGGCATATTTTCCCTTTACGTGCTAGGGTGGGTGGGGTTTTAAAACGGGCAGGACATACGGAGTCGGCAGTTGATCTGGCAAGATTAGCAGGGCTTTATCCTGCGGGGGTAATTTGTGAAATTCAAAACCCCGATGGTTCGATGGCAAGACTACCACAATTAGTAGAATATGCTCGTGAACATAATTTAAAGTTAATTAGTATTGCTGATTTAATTAGTTACCGTCTCAAACACGATCGCTTTGTTTATCGTGAAACGGTATGTCAATTTCCTAGTCAGTTTGGCAATTTTCAAATCTACGCCTATCGCAACACCCTAGATAATACTGAACATTTAGCCATTGTTAAAGGGGATTTAGCACAACTAACAGCCAAACCAGCAATGGTGAGGATGCACTCGGAATGTTTAACGGGGGATGCTTTGGGTTCGATGCGTTGCGACTGTCGGATGCAATTACAAGCTGCCCTTAAGATGATCGAAGCTAACGGGTTAGGGGTAGTCGTTTATTTACGTCAAGAAGGGCGAGGTATTGGTTTAGTTAATAAACTTAAGGCTTATACTTTGCAAGATATTGGTCTTGATACGGTGGAAGCAAACGAAAGACTCGGTTTTCCCGCAGATCTACGAGATTATGGCATGGGAGCGCAAATTCTCAATGATTTAGGGGTAAAACAAATTCGCCTAATTACTAATAATCCCCGTAAAATAGCTGGATTAAAAGGTTATGGGTTGGAAATCGTCGATCGCTTGCCATTATTAATTGAAGCTACTGACTATAATTCTGAATATTTAGCTACTAAGGCTAAAAAACTTGGTCATTTATTGTTACAAACCTATTTAGCAACTGTAGCTGTATCCTGGCAGCAGCCAAATGTCGCACCTGAAGTACAATATGAAAAACTAGATAAAATACGTTATATTGCTCAAGAATCAGGTTTATTAGTCCAGGAAGAAGCAAGACCAATTGCGATCGCTTTATTTAGTAATTCCTCCTTAATTTTTCATCTAGGTTTAGATCAGCCTCACGCAGCCAAAGTAGATTGGTATAAAGATGGTAATCATCCTTATTTGATCAGTCTTATTAAAATTTTAGACACCCTAACAACCTGGCAAGATATTGATTGTGTAGAGTTTTTGCTTGCACCTGGCGATGATCCGATGATGGGACTACAAGTTAAGTTAGATCGTCAGAATTTCAGTCGAGATCGAAAACCTTCTCAACTTATTCAGGCTTTGGAAAGTCAAACTATTTATAGTTTTAGCAATTAG
- a CDS encoding nitrate transport protein gives MSKLSRRKFIITAGATAAGTLLMHGCSSSTETTEEGAQSNSNTQPTAQPVVNLSPEETPEVTTAKLGFIALTDAAPLVIASEKGIFAKYGMSEVEVLKQASWPVTRDNLELGSGGGGIDGAHILSPMPYLMTLGTITKQPVPMNILARLNTNGQAISVSNDYQDLKVAIDSSKMKDVFTKAKSENEELNAAITFPGGTHDLWMRYWLSAGGIDPNNDISVIPVPPPQMVANMKIGGMETFCVGEPWNAQLVNQKQGYSALVTGELWKNHPEKAFAMRADWVEQNPKAAKALTKAVLEAQQWCDKPENKQEMCEIVSQDKWFKVPVEDIIGRLEGKIDYGDGRTVDNPDISMKFWKDNASFPYKSHDLWFLTENIRWGYIPADTDTKALVDKVNRADIWREAAKAIKVADAEIPQTDSRGVETFFDGVKFDPENPKAYLDSLKIKKA, from the coding sequence ATGTCAAAATTATCTCGTCGTAAATTTATTATTACTGCTGGTGCAACTGCTGCTGGTACTCTTTTGATGCACGGTTGTAGTTCATCTACAGAAACTACAGAAGAGGGGGCGCAATCTAATAGTAATACTCAACCTACAGCGCAACCAGTAGTTAATTTAAGTCCCGAAGAGACACCAGAAGTTACCACCGCCAAACTTGGATTTATTGCCTTAACTGATGCTGCACCTTTAGTAATAGCCTCAGAAAAAGGAATCTTTGCGAAATACGGAATGAGTGAGGTTGAAGTTTTAAAACAAGCTTCTTGGCCCGTAACTCGTGATAATTTGGAACTAGGTTCAGGTGGGGGTGGTATTGATGGGGCGCATATCCTTAGCCCAATGCCCTATTTAATGACTTTAGGAACAATCACCAAGCAACCTGTACCTATGAATATTTTAGCCAGGTTAAATACTAATGGTCAGGCAATTTCTGTTAGTAATGACTATCAGGATTTAAAAGTAGCTATAGATAGTTCCAAAATGAAAGATGTATTTACTAAAGCCAAATCTGAAAATGAAGAACTAAATGCAGCTATTACCTTTCCTGGTGGTACACACGATCTTTGGATGCGTTACTGGTTGTCTGCTGGGGGTATTGATCCCAATAATGATATTTCTGTAATTCCTGTACCACCTCCTCAAATGGTTGCCAACATGAAGATAGGAGGCATGGAGACATTTTGTGTGGGTGAACCTTGGAATGCTCAATTAGTTAACCAAAAACAAGGTTATAGTGCTTTAGTTACAGGTGAACTTTGGAAAAATCACCCAGAAAAAGCCTTTGCTATGCGGGCTGATTGGGTAGAGCAAAATCCTAAAGCTGCTAAAGCCTTAACCAAAGCAGTTTTAGAGGCTCAACAATGGTGCGATAAGCCAGAGAACAAGCAGGAAATGTGCGAAATTGTTTCTCAGGATAAATGGTTTAAAGTTCCTGTAGAAGACATCATTGGCAGATTAGAAGGAAAAATTGATTACGGTGATGGCAGAACAGTAGATAATCCTGATATTTCAATGAAATTCTGGAAAGATAATGCTTCTTTTCCTTATAAGAGTCATGACTTATGGTTTTTAACTGAAAATATTCGCTGGGGTTATATTCCTGCTGACACGGATACAAAAGCGTTAGTGGATAAAGTTAATCGTGCTGATATTTGGCGAGAAGCTGCTAAAGCGATTAAAGTTGCGGATGCTGAAATTCCTCAAACTGATTCCCGTGGGGTTGAAACTTTCTTCGATGGGGTTAAATTCGATCCTGAAAATCCCAAGGCTTATTTAGATAGTTTGAAAATCAAAAAAGCTTAA
- a CDS encoding putative sensor protein: protein MLKGSILQRLHEAHKGSRRPLNFGVYYKNTLVALCHALEDFILDSQSKPLMVTAFQRGKWYLQEAERYKYLAEKSEHVAIMATPDGGFENHPTSQKENVSLVHLESDDPVSQEWHLMILSPTYTAMVLCQELTEADYGANQPKEDLERKFYGFWTFEPELVHETVGLAIDHISKYQPELAELLTEKVARMTAEAANRQRDDLDAVVAQVVKYLQDSQANLHQPAVQAVNFTGSQDLDENIVSNEMQAFLRMAQLLDITDVSNPKAASEVATMAEAMAQLLDLPAWQAKRLYLSGLLHRIGLPDVTKERSKHSQVQQEALTTGKSLSKASVLRVMPQLQAISYILTHQREAWNGSGVPAGLAYDEIPLESRIICLLADFQQKMKAYRQYSVDKNPVTQALADCQALAGKRYDPKLLDALSLLVMGMQQGMTLETYQPKMATGMWLVNSSDVIVSQTRSF from the coding sequence ATGCTGAAAGGTTCTATTCTACAAAGATTACATGAGGCTCATAAAGGCAGTAGACGACCCCTTAATTTTGGAGTGTATTATAAAAATACTCTGGTGGCACTGTGTCATGCTTTAGAAGACTTTATTTTAGATTCTCAAAGTAAGCCTTTAATGGTAACGGCTTTTCAGCGAGGTAAATGGTATTTACAAGAAGCAGAAAGATATAAATATTTAGCTGAGAAATCTGAACACGTTGCGATCATGGCAACTCCTGATGGAGGTTTTGAAAATCATCCTACCAGCCAGAAAGAGAATGTATCTTTAGTGCATCTTGAGTCTGATGATCCTGTATCTCAAGAGTGGCATTTAATGATTCTTTCTCCTACTTATACAGCAATGGTTTTATGTCAGGAATTAACTGAGGCAGACTATGGTGCGAATCAGCCAAAAGAAGATTTAGAGCGTAAATTCTATGGTTTTTGGACATTTGAACCAGAATTAGTGCATGAAACCGTTGGTTTAGCGATTGATCATATAAGTAAATATCAACCAGAGTTAGCGGAATTACTGACTGAGAAGGTAGCTAGGATGACGGCGGAAGCTGCAAATAGACAAAGAGATGATCTAGATGCGGTTGTCGCTCAAGTTGTTAAGTATCTGCAAGACTCCCAAGCAAATCTGCATCAACCCGCCGTCCAAGCTGTTAACTTTACTGGTAGCCAAGATTTAGATGAAAACATTGTCTCTAATGAAATGCAGGCTTTTTTGCGGATGGCACAATTATTAGATATTACCGATGTTAGTAATCCAAAGGCAGCTTCGGAAGTAGCTACAATGGCAGAGGCTATGGCACAGTTATTAGATTTACCAGCTTGGCAAGCTAAAAGACTTTACTTATCTGGTTTATTACATCGGATTGGTTTACCAGATGTTACAAAAGAACGCAGTAAGCATTCTCAGGTACAGCAGGAAGCTCTAACAACAGGCAAATCACTATCTAAAGCCTCAGTATTGCGAGTGATGCCACAATTACAAGCAATTTCTTATATTTTGACTCATCAAAGAGAAGCTTGGAATGGATCTGGAGTACCAGCAGGGTTGGCTTATGATGAAATTCCTTTGGAATCACGGATCATTTGTTTACTGGCAGATTTTCAGCAAAAAATGAAGGCTTATAGGCAGTATTCCGTTGATAAAAATCCTGTTACTCAGGCATTGGCGGATTGTCAAGCTTTGGCAGGAAAAAGGTATGATCCAAAGTTATTAGATGCTTTGTCTTTATTGGTTATGGGGATGCAGCAGGGTATGACTTTAGAAACATATCAACCAAAAATGGCTACAGGTATGTGGCTAGTAAATTCTAGTGATGTTATCGTTAGTCAAACTAGATCTTTTTAA
- a CDS encoding radical SAM domain-containing protein yields the protein MTNRLLYVRLPCNPIFPIGVVYLADHVHKLFPDVEQKIFDLGTVPPLDYYRALDQCIDQFQPSLLIFSWRDIQIYAPVGGRGGNPLQNAFEFYYAKNPLIKLRGALGGFKVATAYYGELWRNTALIKRGLARAKKYCPDASTVVGGGAVSVFYEQLQNQLPKGTIVSVGEGEQLLEKILKNQEFRDERCYVVGENNIREGLIHEWPTPMEKSACNYDYIATIWSEFAYYLQENDFYIGVQTKRGCPHNCCYCVYTVVEGKQVRINPADEVVKEMRQLYERGIRNFWFTDAQFIPAKKYIPDAIELLQKIVDSGMKDIHWAAYIRADNITPELADLMVKTGMNYFEIGITSGSQELVRKMRMGYNLRTVLQNCRDLKAAGFNDLVSVNYSFNVIDETDETIRQTIAYHRELEAIFGADKVEPAIFFIGLQPHTHLEQYAFDQKVLKPGYNPMSLMPWTAKKLLWNPEPYGSFFGEVCLQAWKQNPNDFGREVMQILEDKLGKATLEEALSARVQSKQGQLAETA from the coding sequence ATGACTAATCGTCTTCTTTATGTTCGTCTTCCTTGTAATCCAATTTTTCCCATAGGCGTAGTATATCTTGCCGATCATGTTCACAAGTTATTTCCTGATGTAGAGCAAAAGATTTTTGATTTAGGTACTGTTCCACCTTTAGACTATTACCGCGCCTTAGATCAGTGTATTGATCAATTCCAACCTTCCTTATTAATATTCTCTTGGCGAGATATTCAGATATACGCCCCTGTTGGAGGTCGAGGTGGTAACCCTCTACAAAACGCTTTTGAATTTTACTATGCCAAAAATCCCTTAATTAAATTAAGAGGTGCATTAGGTGGGTTTAAAGTAGCCACAGCCTACTATGGGGAACTATGGCGTAATACAGCCTTAATTAAGCGAGGATTAGCAAGAGCTAAAAAATACTGTCCCGACGCTTCAACAGTAGTGGGTGGTGGTGCTGTAAGTGTGTTTTATGAACAATTACAAAATCAGTTACCCAAAGGAACAATAGTATCCGTCGGTGAAGGAGAACAACTATTAGAGAAAATTCTTAAAAATCAAGAGTTTCGCGACGAACGTTGCTATGTAGTTGGGGAAAACAACATTAGAGAAGGATTAATTCACGAATGGCCGACTCCAATGGAGAAAAGTGCTTGCAATTATGACTATATAGCTACTATTTGGTCAGAATTTGCTTACTATCTCCAAGAAAATGATTTTTACATTGGTGTCCAAACAAAAAGAGGTTGTCCCCATAACTGTTGCTACTGTGTATATACCGTAGTGGAAGGGAAACAGGTAAGAATTAACCCTGCTGATGAAGTAGTTAAAGAAATGCGTCAGCTTTATGAACGAGGTATCCGTAACTTTTGGTTTACCGATGCCCAGTTTATTCCAGCTAAAAAGTATATACCTGATGCCATTGAATTGTTACAAAAAATTGTAGATTCAGGGATGAAAGATATTCATTGGGCAGCTTACATTCGCGCCGATAATATTACCCCAGAACTCGCCGATTTGATGGTAAAAACAGGAATGAACTACTTTGAAATTGGCATTACTAGCGGTTCTCAAGAGTTAGTTCGTAAGATGCGTATGGGCTACAATCTGCGTACAGTTTTGCAAAATTGTCGTGATCTTAAAGCTGCTGGTTTTAATGATTTAGTATCAGTAAACTATTCCTTTAATGTGATTGACGAAACCGATGAAACAATTAGACAAACTATTGCTTATCATCGCGAGTTAGAAGCTATCTTTGGTGCAGATAAGGTTGAACCTGCAATTTTCTTTATTGGCTTACAGCCCCATACTCATTTAGAACAATATGCTTTCGACCAGAAGGTTCTCAAACCTGGATACAATCCTATGAGTTTGATGCCTTGGACAGCTAAAAAACTTTTATGGAATCCAGAACCCTATGGTTCTTTCTTTGGTGAAGTTTGTTTGCAAGCCTGGAAACAAAATCCTAATGATTTCGGTCGGGAAGTTATGCAAATTCTAGAAGATAAGTTAGGTAAAGCCACTCTAGAAGAAGCGTTATCTGCCCGTGTACAATCAAAGCAGGGACAATTAGCTGAAACTGCTTAA
- the glgA_2 gene encoding glycogen synthase: protein MYIVQIASECAPVIKAGGLGDVVYGLSRELEIRGNCVELILPMYDCMRYDQIWGLHEAYRDLGVPWYGGEIKCDVFCGWVHGRLCFFIQSKSQDQYFNRGYVYGGHDDPMRFAFFSKAAMEFLLKSNKRPDIIHCHDWQTGLIPVMLYEMYQYYGMDRQRVCYTIHNFRHQGICTNNILEATGLNRPEYYFNYDRLQDNFNPFALNMMKGGIVYANYVNTVSPHHAWEARFTEVGYGLGHTLEIHQSKFNGILNGVDYNLWNPQIDTHIPTQYDLDNLSNKAKDKKALRERFLLEDGDKPIIAYIGRLDEQKGVHLVHHAIYYALAHNAQFVLLGSATSPDINSRFWHEKHFLNDNPNVHLELGFNEELAHLIYAGADMFVVPSNFEPCGLTQLISLKYGTVPIVRGVGGLLSTVFDRDYDQNHAPEKRNGYVFYQMDNHALESAMERAIGLYYDYPKEFEQLIQQGMEYDYSWNNAGKQYLSVYEYVRCR, encoded by the coding sequence ATGTACATCGTGCAGATAGCCTCAGAATGCGCTCCTGTAATCAAGGCTGGTGGTTTAGGAGATGTAGTTTATGGGCTAAGTAGAGAACTAGAAATTCGTGGTAACTGCGTAGAATTAATTCTGCCGATGTATGATTGCATGAGATATGACCAAATCTGGGGATTACACGAAGCCTATCGAGATTTAGGTGTACCTTGGTATGGTGGGGAAATTAAATGTGACGTTTTTTGTGGTTGGGTACACGGTAGATTATGTTTCTTTATTCAATCAAAAAGCCAAGATCAATATTTTAACCGTGGTTATGTCTACGGTGGTCATGATGATCCAATGCGTTTTGCTTTCTTTAGTAAAGCTGCAATGGAATTTCTACTAAAAAGTAATAAACGTCCTGATATTATTCATTGCCACGACTGGCAAACTGGTTTAATTCCTGTGATGCTCTATGAAATGTATCAGTATTATGGTATGGATCGTCAGCGAGTTTGCTATACCATTCATAATTTCAGACATCAGGGTATTTGCACTAATAATATTTTAGAGGCAACAGGTTTAAATAGACCAGAGTATTATTTCAATTACGATCGCCTGCAAGATAACTTTAATCCCTTCGCCCTCAATATGATGAAAGGGGGGATAGTCTACGCTAATTATGTCAACACTGTTTCTCCGCACCACGCTTGGGAAGCCCGTTTTACAGAGGTTGGATATGGCTTAGGTCATACCCTAGAGATTCATCAGAGCAAGTTTAACGGTATTCTCAATGGTGTTGATTATAATCTTTGGAATCCTCAAATAGATACTCATATTCCTACTCAATATGATCTAGATAATTTATCCAATAAAGCCAAAGACAAGAAAGCTTTACGGGAAAGATTTCTACTAGAAGATGGTGACAAACCGATTATTGCTTATATTGGTCGTTTAGATGAACAAAAAGGTGTTCATTTAGTACATCATGCCATTTACTATGCTTTAGCTCATAATGCACAGTTTGTTCTTTTAGGATCAGCCACTTCACCCGATATCAATAGTCGTTTTTGGCACGAAAAACATTTCTTAAATGATAATCCCAACGTACATTTAGAACTCGGCTTTAATGAAGAACTTGCCCATTTAATTTATGCTGGGGCTGATATGTTTGTAGTACCTAGTAATTTTGAGCCTTGCGGGCTAACACAGTTGATTAGCTTAAAATATGGGACTGTGCCAATTGTCCGTGGTGTTGGAGGGTTATTAAGTACGGTATTTGATCGCGACTATGATCAAAATCATGCACCAGAAAAACGCAATGGATATGTTTTCTATCAAATGGATAACCATGCTTTAGAATCAGCTATGGAAAGAGCGATCGGTTTATATTACGATTATCCCAAAGAATTCGAGCAGTTAATCCAGCAAGGTATGGAATACGATTACTCCTGGAATAATGCAGGTAAACAATATCTTAGTGTTTATGAATATGTTCGTTGTAGATAA